Genomic DNA from Chanos chanos chromosome 6, fChaCha1.1, whole genome shotgun sequence:
AGTGCATTTATTTGCTTAGCCCTCCTCCCAAATACACAGAGGAAGGCTTTCACATGCTGTTACattcactgtaaacaaacaaacaaacacccaaaaAACCaatttttttagtttgttttactttttttccagTATGCTCTCTGGTTACAGATGCAGATGCGGATCTCCACAACGATGTTAAATGGTTCAAGCAATTACACTTCTAATAATGATGATCGAGTTTTGTGAATCAGATTAAACACTCAAATACAGCTAGCTATTATATAGAGGAAGACCGAGGCATCTTTCAAATCTTTGAGTTAACCCAGTGATGACATGCACCAAAGCACAGGTCCCAAAGTTGGCACAAAAGTAAGTTTTAGGCACCTCTAATGCAAATATGCTTCATGCTGGCACATTATAAAAAAGTCACAAGTCACCTCCAGCAAGGCTTATAGGGCCTATGCCATTCATAGAGATTAAGGTCAAAGTCAGGGTGAAGATTTGTAAATGTCCTAGACACCTGAAATTTGATATGAACTATGCTCATGCAGCACAATGACAGAAGGCAGTGCCTAATTAGCCCAAACTCTCAAACACCCCATAGTGCTCCTTAGAAATGTTTTAGTCTATTAGAATTGAATTTCCCCacatgggtgtatgtgtgatgaaTGCGACAgaagacccaagtgcagagctcTGGTACTTTAATATAACcgttcaacaaatccaaatcagaatcctTGGGAATAGTCaagaaacacaagccagggtcaaaaaTCCAATGGAGAGCCAACAGGAATCAGTACAAACGAATCCAAAATCAAATGACAAAGAGCAGAgtcaaaaaggcaggcaaaaaggtcaaacacaggaacagaatatcagacacaatcagcaaAGGTTCAAAACGTTCAGTAGCgcaagctcaatacctcacaaagagGTGCCTGCAACTGCAGCCCTTAAATCCCCCAGTGGTGTTTAGGCGgatttgctgcaggtgtgtcaaaactcaggagactcagagCATGGGCGTGGCTGAACAGAGGATTGGCTGGGAGCAGGTTTGACAGTATGGCCCTCTGCCTTTCACATAAATTAAGATGAGGGTTATGACTCATACCATCaagggtattttttttgttttattttttccctatAAATGTTGTATTTAGTATGTTTTAGCGAGAAAATTATCAAGTAGAaagtaaaaacatgtttttttacaGACAAATGTACAACCCTAAGTCAGTAGGAAGTGGATCTGTGTGGTCAGAGTCGTTCTTTTCTGTGGCAACCAGAACTCATGCTGAATATGCTATGTAATggtacatttttcaaatgcagCAAGAGGAGAGtagtgagaaaaaagaaagtttttttttttttgtctctaaaGGGGATGCTGATGTGGTCAGGAAGGAATGAGTTGAGTGGGTTAGTTTGGCTTCTGTAAGACTTAGCGTAGCTATGAtggaaatattcaaatattgtGCCTGAGCCACTTCTCGTCTGCTACTGAGTGAAAATTAATGtccaaaataaaagcaaaatacaaTGTGGTTTATATATGTAGAATATAGGTCTTTTGCAGTTTCATCCTTAGTTCTGCAACTAGTTCTTAATGGCGGACGCTGGCGCATGTTGGCTGCCGCTCCGTCTCTGagatttaatgttttataactTCATCGATGAAATCGACGCTTGTATTTTTTCGGAGTTTACTCTCTTACCTGGACTAACACTTTTAATCAGTTTATGTGGACTACTATCTCCAGTTTAACTCATCATTTTACCTGCCATTGAAGTTCCCTCTACTGCAAACTCCAGGACTTCGGGACTGACTCACAGCTTGCAATTCGTCGCCCTGCTACCGGAGCGGTCCTGGTCTGCCACATCGCTAGCTACTACGAGCCCAACCGGTTATCCTGCCAGGATCTTCCCGTTCTGGTGTGGTCCGTTTGCCGGGCTCGAGTCGTTTTTCTCCGCTAGCCACCATCGCACCGGCTGACCTCCATTTCCCGAGTAGGAGTGCAAAGCTAACTGGTAGCCCCTCCACGCTACTTCTCCTACCCACCGGACTACTGCTGTCCTGCGACTAACAAGCTGTGGATTTCCCGTGTTTACTGCGGAGCTTCCCCTCTCCTGGATGTCCTTCTCCTGGATTGAAGCTAATCGCCAGTTTATGCTAGCGCTCTCCAGCTGGACCATGCCGTTACTCTATTCCACCTCTGATCTTCACAACCTCAACAACCACCTGCGTCCGGATTGTATGGACGTTCTCAGGGAGACTGGAATACTTCGCCGCGGCCATTCTCTACACAGAGGATCTGGCCGCATGTTTACATATCACGCTTCATCTCCATATTCCATTCCATCCCTATGGTCCTGCCGTGCACCAACTTCCGCATTACGtcatcacaacaaacaacatgtgaATCTGGCCAATCTTCGTCCCCTTCCCCGGTCCTCACAATCAACTACAAAGCAACGCCACctgaaaatggctttgctgAACATTCGTTCgctcaacaaaaaaagccttatcCTGCATGAATTTATAATTGACAACAATCTggatttcctctgtctcactgaaaccTGGCACAAACCCCTGGACTATTTATCACTAAACCAAACAACACCAACAGGATTCACTTACATTGACCAACCCCGCACTGATGGGCGGGGAGGTGGTGTCGCTGCTGTATTCCGGGAGGACATCAGAACAACCACCATTTCCACTCCTGTTGCTCGCTCTTTTGAGCATATTGCCTGCAAACTCTCAGGCCCCACTCCTCTGGTCACTGCCGTTATTTACCGTCCCCCCAAGCCAAATGCCTCCTTTCTGTCTGACTTCTCTGAGTTTCTGACCCAGTTATGTGCCATCTCACCTTCTATTCTCCTCCTGGGTGACTTTAATGTCCACATAgatgacactgactgtaaattcGCTACAGAATTCCTGGAGCTATTACATTGCTTCAACTTCACACAACATATCAACTTCCCCACTCACAGCCATGGTCACATTTTGGATTTGGTCTGCTCCACTGGACTCTCAATTCATCACCTCTCTAGCCTCAACCTTGATGTCTCAGACCACCTGGCAGTCATTTTGGACATCGACATCCCTATCCccattccaaaaaacaaacgaaataTATCCTTCAGAAACCtcaaatctgtctctccctcggCTCTATCTGCTCTTCTTTCTAGTAAACTGTccatctcctctccccctctgtctgatAATCCCTCTGATCTCGTTAATTATTACAACGACatactctcctcctgtcttgaTCAGATGGCTCCTGTTAAAACCAAAAccgtttcattcacacactcagctccCTGGTACACTCCTGAACTCCACCAAATGAAAACCCACAAGCACCAACTCGAGAGACTCTACAAGAAAACCGGCCTCACAGTGCATCTTCAGGTTTATTCAGACTAcctccaaaaatacaaagaagCTCTCACCACGGCTCGGTCCACCTATTACTCAGACCTCATACACTCTGGCTCCAACAACCCCAAGGCTCTCTTCTCCACGATAAACAATCTTCTCAAGCCCACTGACAACATTCTCAAAACCTTTAACGTCAATAATTGTAACtccttcctttcatttttccaaactaAAATCAATACCATTTACAATAATCTGACCACCTCCCCTGCCCTCCTCAGTTCCCAAAGTGCGTCTCTCCGATTCACCACTCAGCCCCTGTCTCAGTTCTCCTCCATTTCCCCAATGGAACTGGCTAACATCATGGCGGGAATGAAAAACTCCAACTGCATTCTGGATCCCGTCCCACCCAAATTCATCAAGGACTGTCTCCCggttctctcctcactcatcacaTCGATCATAAACGCCTCCCTCAGTTCTGGTTCAGTCCCCCAAATGCTCAAACTGGCTGCTGTCACCCCCATTCTCAAAAAACCTGGACTCAACCCTGACATCATGTGCAATTTTCGTCCCATCTCcaatctcccctttctctcaaaaatactgGAACGTGTTGTCGCCTCCCAAATCAAAGCCCACCTCAGCTCAAACGACTTATTCGAACCATTTCAGTCTGGTTTCCgttcacagtacagcacagaatCGGCTCTGCTCAAAGTCACCAATGacctactcctctcctcagactctgGCCACCTCAGCATTCTCATCCTCCTCGACCTCACCGCCGCTTTTGACACCATCAACCATAGCATCCCTCTTTCCCACCTGGAATCCCACATCAACATCACTGGCACTGCCCTCTCCTGGTTAAAGTCATATCTCACAAATAGACAACAGTTCATCAATATTAACAACTGCACCTCCTCCGTAGCCCCTCTGTCCCAAGGCATCCCCCAGGGTTCAGTGCTTGGTCCTCTCCTTTTCATCCTCTACATGCTCCCCCTTGGCAACATCATCCGTCAGCACAGTCTccacttccactgctatgctgatgatgtccAGCTCTACATTTCCACCAAATCCATCACCACTGCAACTTACTCTACCCTGACCAACTGTATCACTGAGATTAAATCCTGGATGCAAGCCAATTTCCTCAAACTAAACTGGGAAAAATCTGATATGATCATCATCGGCCCCAAATCCCTCACAAAAAATGCCCACAATGTCTGCCTCACCATCAATAACTCCACattgtctccctccccacacatccGCAACCTCAgagtcatttttgacagcaacCTCTCTTTTGAACACCATGTTAACCACATCACCAGAACTGCTTTCTTCCACCTAAAGAACATAGCACGTCTTCGttcatcactctccttttctgctgcaGAAACTTTGATCCATGCTTTCATTACATCCAGGATTGACTACTGTAACAGCATTCTTCATGGCTCATCAACCAAAGTCCTAAATAAACTTCAATAcatccagaactctgctgctcgcCTGCTCACCCACTCCCGTTCccgtgatcacatcaccccggtccttcagaaactccactggcttcctgtccctcaacggatccaattcaaagttctccTTTTCGCCTTCAAAGCCCTCCACAACCAGGCCCCCTCCTATCTCTCCGACCTGCTCCATCTCCATGCTCCTTCACGAAGTCTCCGTTCTTCTGATGCGAACCTCCTGGCAGTACCATGCAGGACCGAGCACCGGACCTGGGGCGATAGAGCCTTCTCCActgctgccccctccctctggaactccctcccccaacacatccgagactgcactgaactatCAGCATTCAAATCCCTCcttaaaacccacctctttcgaACTGCTTTTAATCTATGATTATACTGCATTTTATACCCTTTTATTGCACTGATTTGACAACTTTTAAGTCAAATGCCTCTGACACTTaattcttattttattgttttcttatttttctcttatttttcttatgattatgTTTCTTTTACTGCTTATTTTATGCCTGTCAAGCGACTTTGAGTATCATGAAAAgcgctctacaaataaaatgtattattattattattattattattattaatgtccTGTAATACTGTTCAACAGAGggttggaggttttttttttttttttttgatctgggATAAATGCAGGTAAGTATAACATGCCAATATTATGTCAAAAGTTATCACACACCCAAACctattttgaaaagtgaaaaaaaacacagaatttttttgcGTATGTCTGGCAAACTCAGGCCATACATGAGAGGATTCAATATGGGAGGGATCACAAGAAATTCTACTGAAAACACTAAAGCAACAACTTGATATTTCCCAAGATCATATCTACTTAAAGCAACATCACAAAATGATGCAACTGAGTAGTTCACAAAGGTCACAATGTGAGGGATACATGTTTGCAGTGCTTTACTCCTATGCTCTGATGACATTTTTTGACAAATAATCAAAATTCTTACATACGTAAATATAATAAAACTTGCAGGTGCAAAAACAGTAGTTACTGTGACTAAATATCCCAGTATATTCTTGTTTGTGGTGTTAACACAAGATAGCCTGACTACAGACCAGTTAGAACAGTACAGTCTTTCTATTTCATTACCACATAAAGGAATACTAACTAGAAAGTAAATGGCAAGACTCAAATAAAATATCACGTAAAGGAAAGCACAGGCTATACAGACAGATGTGACTTTTGGAGTCATGATACTGTGGTATCTTAAAGGATGACATATTGCAACATGTCTGTCAAATGCCATCAAAGTTAGTATCGTGTATTCAGATACTGCATAGGTGTAAATAACAGAAATCTGGGTAAAACATGCTTGGCGGcttattttatgtgtgtcagagagaaaatcaattaGTAATCTTGGGAAGAAACCAGCTGTGCCATATAGAGCATTTATGCATAGACAGCAGATGAGGAAATACATTGGTTTATGAAGAGACTTCTCCTTAAACACAGCCAATAAGACAATGGCATTAAAAAATATGATGGAAAGGTATACTAAAAGCAAAATCATGAAGGAAAAATATTGAAATTGATTTTGCTCTTTAAAAACTGTGAGATAAAAAGCAAATGAGATGTTTCCATTTCCCATTTGATGACCTgcaatgaaagagaaataataaaatgtgaaatatatttagATTTCATCTTGAAGTATAGACTTTTCACAGGCATCTTGTGCTTCTTT
This window encodes:
- the LOC115814926 gene encoding olfactory receptor 7G3-like yields the protein MGNGNISFAFYLTVFKEQNQFQYFSFMILLLVYLSIIFFNAIVLLAVFKEKSLHKPMYFLICCLCINALYGTAGFFPRLLIDFLSDTHKISRQACFTQISVIYTYAVSEYTILTLMAFDRHVAICHPLRYHSIMTPKVTSVCIACAFLYVIFYLSLAIYFLVSIPLCGNEIERLYCSNWSVVRLSCVNTTNKNILGYLVTVTTVFAPASFIIFTYVRILIICQKMSSEHRSKALQTCIPHIVTFVNYSVASFCDVALSRYDLGKYQVVALVFSVEFLVIPPILNPLMYGLSLPDIRKKILCFFSLFKIGLGV